Below is a window of Chryseobacterium arthrosphaerae DNA.
CATCTGCTGACCCTCTGGCAAAAATAGCTCCTTCAGGGTGAAGCTCAGTTTTCTCAATATAGGGTTCAAAAGGAGGTTTTCTCCACAGTTCCAACGGATCGGCAGGCTGAACATCATAGTGTCCGTATACCAATACGGTCGGCAGGTTTGTATCTATTATTTTTTCTCCAAAAACGATAGGATACCCTTTTGTTTCACATATTTCCACATTGTCTGCTCCTGCATTTTTAAGGTGTTCCGCACATACAGCCGCACACTTCAATACGTCCTCTTTATATGCCGGATCTGCGGAAATAGAAGGGATTCTCAATAACTCAAATAATTCATCCACGAAACGCTGCTTGTTTTCGTTAATGTAATTTAATGTCTCTTGCATTGTAAAATTTTATTTTGTTAAAATTAAAAAAAATGGACCGCTGGGCCAAGCAAAAAGCCAGGATTTTCTGAAGAAACCCATTATTTTCCGTTCATAAGACCTTTCTGCCATTTTTTTCAAATAAAAATGCCCTGTGAAAAACAGGGCATTCTATATCTTATACTGATAATTAGTGTTCAGCTTTCGGAGCTTCTTCTGCTTTTTCAGCAGGCTTTGTAGCAGCAGTACTGTCGGTTTTAGGAGCTGCAGCTTCAGGCTTTGCAGTTTCTTCTTTGTGTTCAGCAGCAGCTTCATGTCCACCGTGAGCTTCCCCTCCCTGATGGTCATCAGAATACCTCTCTACTCCTTCTTCAAGTTTCAAAGTAGCTTTGTTTCCACCTTGCGGAACTTTTTTACAGCTTACCGCTACGGTTGCAATCGCTAAACATATAACTAATTTTTTCATATGTAAAATTTATTTTTAATAAAGACCCTATGAAACCGCACCTTCAGTCTATTCTGATTATCTAAACAGTCAGCGATTTCATGCTTAAATTTTTAATTGCCCAAAAGTAAGAAATCCTGCTTTTTTCGGCAACATTTTTATACTGATTTTAATATAATTTTTCCTTTTTTGGATTGTGTAAAAATAAGGTACTGATCTCCCCCATCCTTCAGTCCGTATTTCTTTTTGATTTCTTCCGGTTTTAAAGGATAGTTTTTTGAAATAATATTGAATTGTTCCTTCTTTTTAATACTTTTAGAATCAACCACATCCATTTCAAAAATTCTTCCGGGAAAGTTTTCCAGTTTTTCCGGAGAAGTATACAGATGGGTATTTGGGTGAAGTTTTTTCAATCCGAACTGTTTTGAAATCAGATTGAAGATTCCTGCCTTCAAAATAGTATTATCAGGGATATAAATGAACTTTTCAGGCTCAGAATACTCTGCTTCAGCATTTTCTTCTTCCCCAAAACGGTAAGTAAAGGCTGATTCTCCGCTCTCCAGGTTCACACAATGGCAGATGATCTCTTCTTTTTTTTCTTTGGATAAAAAGATTACAATTTCCTTGACATCATTTTTAAGGGCAACAATATCGATCCTGTATATCTGAGGTAGAACCGAAACCAGATATTTAATATCAATCAGAGGAGAAAGCTTGATCACCACCTGATCTGACACTGACAGCAATGTTTCCTGAATGGCAAGAATATCCGGTGACAGATCTTCTAAAAGAAAGACTTTGTTTTTATTCTGATCTCTTCTGGCCGGATCCAGATAAACGGTATCGAACTTCTCCCGGTTTTCATTTAAAAAATCTTCCAGTTTCCTGTTGATCAGCCTTGCTTTTCTGCCGAGAACGTTCCAGTTATGTCCTACAATTTCTAAAAGCTCTGTATTCTGCTCTACCAAAGTGATCTCTTCAAAATTACGTGACAGATAATAAGCATCAATCCCAAAACCACAGGTAAGATCTATAAACGTCTTTCCTGTTAAGATTTCTGATTTATAAAGTGCCGCTTTCTCTGATGAAGACTGCTCAAGGCTCAATTGCGGAGGAAAAACAATTCCTTCTTTCAATAAAAAAGGAAATTTCTTCTCTGCCACCTGTCTTCCTTTGATCTGCTGGACAATTTCCTGCATAGAAACTTCGGGAAAGGGGGATTTTTTTAAGAGTAATGAATGTAAATCCGTATGAAGATTTGCATTGATATAGTTTTGAACTTCTTTATTTAATATTTTAACCACAGATGACACAGATTACTATGTTTACTCAATATTTCCGTTTATTTTCCGGATAACCG
It encodes the following:
- a CDS encoding THUMP-like domain-containing protein codes for the protein MQEIVQQIKGRQVAEKKFPFLLKEGIVFPPQLSLEQSSSEKAALYKSEILTGKTFIDLTCGFGIDAYYLSRNFEEITLVEQNTELLEIVGHNWNVLGRKARLINRKLEDFLNENREKFDTVYLDPARRDQNKNKVFLLEDLSPDILAIQETLLSVSDQVVIKLSPLIDIKYLVSVLPQIYRIDIVALKNDVKEIVIFLSKEKKEEIICHCVNLESGESAFTYRFGEEENAEAEYSEPEKFIYIPDNTILKAGIFNLISKQFGLKKLHPNTHLYTSPEKLENFPGRIFEMDVVDSKSIKKKEQFNIISKNYPLKPEEIKKKYGLKDGGDQYLIFTQSKKGKIILKSV